One window of Serinus canaria isolate serCan28SL12 chromosome 3, serCan2020, whole genome shotgun sequence genomic DNA carries:
- the DTL gene encoding denticleless protein homolog, translated as MLCRALLRRAAAAPARRSSALPLQHLLESYQCSREDDHLSYGETGMPVPPFGCTFSTAPNLEHILAVANEEGFVRLYDTEAQTTSKLIFKEWRAHSNAVFDLAWVPGEHRIVTASGDQTAKVWDVRAGELLGICKGHQCSLKSVAFSRFEKAVFCTGGRDGNIMVWDTRCNKKDGFYRQVNQISGAHNVADKQTPSKPKKKRQNLRGLAPLVDFQQSVTVVLLQDEHTLISTGAVDGVIKVWDLRRNYAAFRQDPLPVRSFCYPGTSTRRLGYSSLVLDSTGANLFANCTDDSIYMFNMTSLRTTPVAVFSGHQNSTFYIKSSTSPDDQFLVSGSSDCNAYIWKVSEPSLPPRVLLGHSQEVTSIAWCPSDFTKIATCSDDNTVRIWRLQRCPEEEKSVSRKASLVGWVTQKKPEEQQGAGPAASPQSTPAKALRAGSVCISSPRPAACAPTHCGDLPLPSSTPTAALKTPTATASTPAKPPAASPCVSPKLIPSSRMSIKHWVTRTPCSSPPEVEKKAPSPRKALAEVTQVTQGLLESACPPQVPHSQFEKRAKRRLDCSEEADVGQKCLQGCSCVTELDHAAKKSKLNLCHLVPDQKASDEDSLSLVDLCSDHEGSSHSPKEPSLSGSHINPSGIQTSPHLFRSPRGKDTEVVDKENSSPERKNWLSALGEKLRTGRAGSQSTSNSPLSSCSPGAKRQESVAVATSPKTVAATSVSMRKICTYFHRKPQND; from the exons ATGCTGTGCCGCGCGCTGctccgccgcgccgccgccgcgcccgccc GTCGGTCTTCAGCGCTTCCCCTGCAGCATCTCTTGGAGAGCTACCAGTGCAGCCGAGAAGATGACCACCTGTCTTACGGGGAAACGGGAATGCCGGTCCCTCCTTTCGGCTGCACCTTTTCTACAG cCCCAAATTTGGAGCACATCCTGGCAGTTGCAAATGAAGAAGGGTTTGTTAGATTGTATGATACTGAAGCACAGACCACCAGCAAGCTCATCTTTAAAG AATGGCGGGCTCACTCAAATGCTGTATTTGACCTTGCCTGGGTGCCAGGGGAGCACAGGATT gTCACTGCTTCAGGAGATCAGACAGCCAAGGTGTGGGATGTGAGAGCTGGAGAGCTTCTTGGCATATGCAAAGGTCACCAGTGTAGCCTCAAGTCAGTTGCTTTTTCTAGATTTGAGAAAG ctgtttTCTGTACTGGAGGGAGAGATGGAAACATCATGGTTTGGGATACCAGGTGCAACAAGAAAG ATGGCTTTTACAGGCAGGTAAATCAAATCAGTGGAGCACACAATGTGGCTGACAAGCAGACTCCTTCCAAACCAAAGAAGAAGAGGCAGAACCTGAGAGGACTTGCTCCCTTGGTG gatttCCAGCAGAGTGTAACAGTGGTGCTGCTTCAGGACGAGCATACTCTTATCTCTACAGGAGCTGTTGATGG CGTGATCAAGGTGTGGGACTTGCGCAGGAACTACGCCGCCTTCCGCCAGGACCCGCTGCCCGTCCGCTCCTTCTGCTACCCTGGGACCAGCACTCGCAGGCTTG GATATTCTAGCCTGGTTTTGGATTCCACTGGTGCTAATCTGTTTGCTAACTGCACTGATGACAGTATCTACATGTTCAATATGACAAGTTTAAGGACCACTCCAG TGGCAGTTTTCAGTGGACACCAGAATTCAACCTTTTACATCAAatccagcaccagcccagaTGACCAGTTCCTGGTCAGTGGCTCGAGTGACTGCAATGCCTACATCTGGAAG GTTTCTGAGCCCAGCCTTCCTCCACGGGTACTCCTTGGTCACTCTCAGGAAGTTACCTCCATTGCTTGGTGTCCTTCAGACTTCACTAAG ATTGCCACATGCTCTGATGACAACACTGTGAGGATTTGGCGATTACAACGTTGTCCTGAGGAAGAGAAATCAGTATCCAGGAAAGCCAGCCTGGTGGGCTGGGTGACTCAGAAGAAACCAGAAGAACAACAGGGAGCAG ggccagcagccagcccacaAAGCACTCCTGCCAAGGCCCTGAGAGCAGGCAGTGTGTGCATTTCCTCACCACggcctgctgcctgtgctcccaccCACTGTGGAGACCTCCCGCTGCCCAGCAGCACTCCCACCGCTGCTCTCAAAACCCCGACTGCCACAGCCTCCACCCCAGCCAAgccacctgcagccagcccctgTGTGTCCCCCAAACTCATCCCTTCCTCCAGAATGTCCATCAAACACTGGGTTACAAGGActccctgctcttctcctccAGAAGTGGAGAAAAAGGCTCCTTCTCCTAGAAAAGCCCTGGCAGAAGTCACCCAAGTCACCCAGGGCCTCCTGGAATCTGCTTGTCCTCCTCAAGTCCCACACTCCCAGTTTGAAAAGCGTGCCAAGAGAAGGCTTGACTGCAGCGAGGAGGCTGATGTGGGGCAGaagtgtctgcagggctgtagCTGTGTGACTGAGCTGGACCATGCAGCTAAGAAATCCAAGCTGAATTTATGTCACTTGGTTCCAGACCAAAAAGCTTCTGATGAAGATTCTCTCAGCCTGGTTGACTTGTGTAGCGACCATGAAGGCTCCAGCCACAGCCCAAAAGAGCCTTCCCTTTCTGGAAGCCATATTAATCCATCAGGCATTCAAACTTCCCCCCATCTTTTCAGATCTCCACGTGGGAAAGACACAGAGGTAGTAGATAAAGAGAACAGttctcctgaaagaaaaaattggttGTCTGCTCTGGGAGAGAAGTTACggactggcagagctggcagccagagcaCATCAAACAGTCCCCTGtcatcctgcagccctggtgccaAGAGACAGGAGTCTGTGGCAGTGGCCACTTCACCAAAAACT GTTGCAGCGACTTCAGTTTCCATGAGGAAGATCTGCACATACTTCCACAGAAAGCCACAGAACGACTGA